ACCACGCTCGCCTCCAGCGGATAGACGCTGCCGGCGAAGCGTTCGGCCAGCGCGTCGGCCTGGGCGTTGTCGACGCCCACGTCCAGCCCGCTCTGGCCCCAGACATAAACTTTGCCGCCGCCGTTGGGCAGGTCGCGCACCGCCTTCAAGGTGGTGGGGCTGTCGCCGTCCATGTCGTGCCAGGTGCGCGCGTCGCCCAGCGCGTAGGCCTGTTGCTGCAATGCCGCCTGGGCGCCGCTCAGCTTGGCCGAGTGCTGCAGCTGCAAGCGCTGCAGCGCGCCGTTGCTGCTGTTCTTCGCCACCGCGTTCAGCACCGCTTGGCTTTCGGCTTCCAACCGGTCCGCCACTTCGCGGCCGGCGCCGCGCAGGCCCGATCCCGACTGCTTGAACTGGGTGGAAGTGTCGCCGCCGCTGATGCGCACGAACTCCGCCTGCCAGGCGGACGTCACCGGGCCAGTCAACTGCAGCGTCTGATCGCGTCCAGTGGTGTTGCTGTAACGATAGACCGAGCCCGATGCCGCGCCGCTTGCGCTGGCCGGCACCTTGCAGCTGGCGCCCGAGCAATCCAGCGTGCCGACTTCGACGCCGCCGGCGCTGCGTTGATAAAAGGCTACAGACGGAGCGTTGCCCGATCCTCCATCCGCGGAGGAGCTGCCGCCCCCGCCGCATGCGGTCATCATCGCGCTCAATATCACGGAAGCCAGAACTGTCTTTTTGATCTCTTTCATCACTTTGTCGTCTTTTTGTGGTTAATTTCTAAACAGAATGATGATATTAGCCACACGACATAAATGAGCACAATGTCAATTTATTACAATTAATCGTCGGACAAATGCCGTCGCCTAGGCGGCTGGAGCGTCTCCAGCCGGCAAACCTGCTATCATTCAGCGCATTTTCCGAATAAGGATCGACCATGGCATTCCCGCGCAATCCCAACTCCGCTCAACGCCTGAAACGGCTGAACGCCCGCCAGCGCAAGAAAATGCGCGTAGGCGAATTCCGCGAGCTGGGCTTCCACCTGGTGGCCGAGCTGCACGACGGCGCGGATGCCGACGCGCTGCTGGACGGCTGGCTGACCCGTTTCGACGAAGCCGGCATCAGCTTCGGCGGCCACTTCGACGGCAAAAACCGCCTGGAAGGCGTCGCCTTCCCGATCAGCGGCGTGCAGATCGACGAAGCGCTGCGCGCCGATCTGGTGGCCTGGCTGCAAGCCCGCACCGAAGTGAAGTCGCTGGAGGCCAGCGAACTGATCGATCTGTGGCACGCCGCCTGAGGCTCGCTCCAGATAGGGAAAAGCCGGCGATCGCCGGCTTTTTTCTTGTCTACGCCATTTATCCACAGCATGCGGCAAAAGGCATTGTTATCCACAGCCATCAGGATAGCTGCCGGAATACCCGGTAACCGACATAGAGCCAGGTCTCGCGCGCGAGAAAGCGCGACCAGCTGGCCAGCGTGCGGAAGCGGCTGGACTGGGTGGGGGCCGGGTAGGCGCGCAGGCCAAGATCTCCGGCCATCAGCACCGCGCGGCGCATGTGCAGCGGATCGCTGACCAAAAGATAGGAACGGATGCCGAACTGGTTGCCCAGGTCCCGGGCGTTGGACAGGTTTTGCCAGGTGGTGCGCGACTGGTTCTCCACCAGCATCGCCGTCATCGGCACGCCCTGGCGCGCGGCGAATTCCCGGCCGACATCCGCCTCGGCCGGATAGCCGGGCTCCGGCGTGCCGCCGGTGAATACGATCCAGCGCACCTTGCCGCTCTGATACAGTTTGACCGCGTGGTTGATGCGCTCGCGGAACACCGGAGAGGGCTTGTTGCCCCAGGCGGCGGCGCCCAGCACCAGCGCGGCGTCGGCGCCCGGCACCTCGTCGCCGCTGCCGTAGTCGACGATGCTCCACGCGACACAGGCGAAGCCGAGCACCACCAGCAGCACCGCCAGCAGGAAGCCTCTCAACATCAAGCGCAAGTAGAGCATCGACACCGCAAGTCAAAAAAGGAAGGGAAGCCCGATTGTAACCTCAATGCCGCCGCCGCGGGCAGCGCGGCTAGCGTTCCAGTTCCCAGATCGCCGCCTGCAGGCTTTCCATCCTGGCCGACAACGCGGTCTGCGCATCCTGCAGCGCCTTGTTGTAAATGTCTCTGCCGACCTTCTCGGCGATGAAGTCCAGCAGGAAGCGGGCGTCGAAATTGCCGATCTCCAGCCCCAGCTGTTCGGACAGATATTGCTGCAATTGCGGCGCCAGCTGCTGCAGCTGGCTGTCGCTGAGAAAATGCGGGGCGGCCATCGGCGTCTCCGGCAAAAGACGCAATTATCGCCCAGAAGCGCGGCCTTGGCGACGCCCGCTCAAGAACGCGACCAGTCGCGCCCCAGGCTCACCAGACCCGACTGCCAGGCGCGCTCGCTGCGCGCAAGGCAATGCGCCCACGCCTCGCCCACGCCCTCGGGCTGCCCCAAATGGCCGCAGGCCAGCCGCCACAACTGAAACCGGTCCCCGCCGCCGTCGTGGCACAGCGCGATGCCGTCGGCGCAGCCGCGCCGCGCCACCCGCCGCAATCGGTCCTGCCAGGGCGCGGCGCTATGCCATACCCGCAGGCCGTGAAACAGGCTGGATCGCCAGAAGCACTGCCAGCAGCGCCACTCATTGAGCTGGCAGCGCCAGGCCTCGACCGGAAACTCCACTCCCCACCACAGCAGATGGCTCATGCCGCCCTCCAATTGTGCAATGCACAATATCGTTATACCGCTGAGGAATAGCGCGCGCAATCGCCGCCTCGTCGCGAAGGCGGGGAAAAAAAACCGGCGCTCAAGGCGCCGGCAAGCACGAGTCAAACAAAGGATGGGAAAGCGGTTTACAGCGTCACCCAGCGCGGCCGGGTCAGGGTCTCCGGCTGCAGGATGTCGTCCAGCTGCTCGCGGGTGAGCAGGCCATGGGCCAGCACCACGTCGGCGACGCTGCTGCCGTTGGCGTGGGCTTCGGCGGCGACGCGGGTGGCGGCCTCGTAGCCGATCACCGGGTTCAGCGCGGTGACCAGGCCGATCGAGCTTTCCACGCTCAGGCGCAGCCGCTCGCGGTTGGCGGTGATGCCCTTGACGCAGTGCTCGGTCAGCGTGTCGCAGGCGTTGGCCAGGTGGCCGGCGCTGCGGAACAGGCTGTAGGCGATCACCGGCTCGAAGGCGTTCAGCTGCAGCTGGCCGGCCTCGGCCGCCATGGTGATGGTGACGTCGTTGCCGATGACTTCATACGCCACCTGGCTCACCACTTCCGGAATCACCGGATTGACCTTGCCCGGCATGATGGACGAGCCGGCCTGGCGCGCCGGCAGATTGATCTCGCCGAAGCCTGCGCGCGGGCCGGACGACAGCAGGCGCAGGTCGTTGCAGGTCTTGGACAGTTTGACCGCCGCGCGCTTGATCACGCCGGACAGCTGGACGAAGGCGCCGCAGTCCTGGGTGGCCTCGATCAGGTTGGGCGCGGTGATCAGCTGGCTGCCCACCAGCTCGGACAGATGCAGGCACACCAGCTTGGCGTAGTCCGGGTGGGCGGTGATGCCGGTGCCGATCGCGGTGGCGCCGAGGTTGATCTCCAGCATCAGGGCGCTGGCTTCCTTCAGACGCTGCTCGTCCTCGCCCAGCATCACAGCATAGGTCTGGAACTCCTGGCCCAGCGTCATCGGCACCGCGTCCTGCAGCTGGGTGCGGCCCATCTTCAGGATGTCCTTGAATTCCTCGGCCTTGTCCTCGAAGGCCTTGCGCAGCGTTTCCATCCGCGACACCAGCTTCAGCACGCCCCAGAAGGCGGCCAGGCGCAGCGCGGTCGGGTAGACGTCGTTGGTGCTCTGGCACAGGTTGACGTGCTCGTTCGGGTGCAGATGCTGGTACTCGCCCTTGGCGTGGCCCAGCAGCTCCAGCGCGCGGTTGGCGATCACCTCGTTGGCGTTCATATTGGTGGAAGTGCCGGCGCCGCCCTGGATCACGTCGACGACGAACTGGTCGTGCAGCTTGCCGGCGCGGATCTCCTCGCAGGCGTCGACGATGGCCTGGGCCAGCTTGGGGTCGAGAATGCCGAGATCGCGGTTGGCCTGGGCGGCGGCTTGCTTGATGCAGGCCAGCGCGCGGATCAGGTCGCCGTAGCCGGCGATGGTCTGGCCGGTGATCGGGAAGTTTTCGATGGCGCGCAGCGTGTGCACGCCCCAGTAGGCGTCGGCCGGCACGTCGCGGTTGCCGAGCAGGTCGTGTTCGATACGGGTGGACATCTCGTCTCCTCAGGGCGGCCGCCATGCGCGGCCTGCAATGCCCCGCACTGTATGCCCGCCCCGGAAGCTTGGCCAATTCCGAATGGCGATGGGGTCATGCCGGAAATGCATAACCTTGCGCCAGCCTTGTCCGGCGCGGCTTGGTGCTACACCGCCGGATAGCGTTCGGCCAGGTAATCCCACAAGTCTTCCAGCGCCGCGCGGCCGCGGCGGTGGTCGCAATACAGCCTCACCTCCATCTCCACGCTCCATTCATCGCCGCCGGCCGCCGCCAGCCGTCCAGCCTCGCACTCCGCCGCCACCGCGCTTTCCGGCAGGAAGGCGAGGCCGTGGCCGGCCAGCGCCATCTGCTTCAGGCCCTCGGCCATATCGGTCTCGTAGCGCAGCGACAGGTGGGCGGGCTCGGGGCCGCCGACCAGCAGCAAATCGCTCATCAGCCGGAAATAGGCGTTGCTGGCGTAGCCGAGGAAAGGCTGCGGCGCGTCGGCGGAGCCCGGCAGCGCGTAGCGCGCCGCGCCGCCATCGGCCGCGGCGTACGGCCGCAGACGCTCCACGCCCAGCCGCAGGCCGCCGTAGCGCGCGTCGTGCAGCTCCACCGGCTGCTTGGGATGGTGGTAGCACATCAAGAGGTCGCTGCCGCCTTCGACGAAGGCCAGCACCGCGTCGTGGACGTTGCTGGCCTGCAGCCGGCAGGACAGCTTGCCGAAGCCGGCCTCGACCTCGGTCAGCCACTTGGGAAAATAGGAGAAGGACAACGTGTGCGGCACCGCGAATTCCAGCGTGCCCTGCGGCAGGGGCTGCAGGCCGCGCAGCATGGTGCGGGTGGTGTTGAGTTGGGCCAGCAGCGACACCGCCTGCTCGCGCAGCAGCTTGCCGGCGGCGGTGAGCTTGGTGGGGTAAGTGGTGCGGTCTATCAGGTCGGCGCCCAGCCAGCTCTCCAAGGCGCGGATGCGGCGCGAGAACGCCGGCTGCGTCAGGTGGCGCAGCTCGGCCGAGCGGGTGAAGCTGCCGGTGTCGGCCAATACCAGGAAGTCTTCCAGCCAGCGGGTTTCCATCGGCGCGCGTCCAGATTCGGGATGCCCGATGTTACACCGGCGCGGCACTTTCCGGCGCGGCGCCGATCTATCTTCGGATATCCCATCGCGCCAACCGTTTTCCATGCCGACATGAACGCCTCCCTCGACTTCTCCCCCCCGGCGCGCGTCCCGGGGCGGGCGCTGGCCATCGTCGCCAGCGCGCTGCTGCACCTCCTCGCGCTGCTGACGCTGCCCGCCGCCATGCGCAGCGGGCCGCAGCCGGCCTCCTCCCCTTTGCTGCGCGTGAGCATCCTGCCGATTTCCGCCCGCATGGCTCCGCCCTCCTCCCGCGCCGAAACCGCGCCCGCGCCACCCGCCCGGGCGGCGGAGCGGACACGCGCCAAGTCATCTCCGGCGCGCGAGGCGGCCAGGCCGCGCTCGACGGACCAGTCCCGCGCGGGCAAGCCGGCGGCCAGCGCCGGCAAGGGCGAACCGCGCGTCACCCTGGAAGGGTTGCGCCAGCAGATGCGCCGTCTCGAGCCGGAAAACCCGAATGCCAAGCCGCTGCGCGAGGATCCCGAAAAAGCCCGGCTGGCCCGAGGCATCGACAGGGCGGAGCGCGCCGACTGCAAGCGCGCCTACGCCGGCCTGGGCCTGTTGGCCGCGCCGATGCTGCTGAAAGACGCCTTCGATAAAGACAACGGCTGCAAATGGTAGCCTGCAGCCGTCGCTAAAAGCGGGAATGCGCGGACTCAGCCCTGCAGCGCCACCCAGTCCTGGGTGGCCTCGGCGGCCTGGAACTCGTGCACCGCCTCCTGCATCAGCGCGAATGCCGTCGGCGCGTCCAGCCGCTGGCAGGCATCGGCCAGGCGCGCCAGCAGCGACGCCATTTCCTCTTCGGTCAAATGGTATTCCTGCGCGCGCATGATGCGGGCGTGGTCGGTCGGCAACACGTTGTCGCCGATCAGCAGCTCCTCGTACAGCTTCTCGCCCGGACGCAGGCCGGTGACGCGGATCTCGATGTCGCCGCCCGGCTGGTTCTCGTCCTTCACCTCCAGCCCGGACAGGTGCACCATGCGCCGCGCCAATTCGATGATCTTCACCGGCTCGCCCATGTCCAGCACGAACACGTCGCCGCCGTCGCCCATCGCGCCGGCCTGGATCACCAGCTGCGCCGCCTCCGGTATCGTCATGAAGTAGCGGGTGATGTCGGCGTGGGTCAGCGTGATCGGGCCGCCGGCCTTGATCTGCCGACGGAACAGCGGCACCACGGAGCCGGAGCTGCCCAGCACGTTGCCGAAGCGCACCATCACGAAGCGGGTGCGGCTGCCGCGCGCGTGGCGGGTCTGCAGGGTCAGTTCGGCCAGCCGCTTGGTGGCGCCCATCACGTTGGTGGGGCGCACGGCCTTGTCGGTGGAGATCAGCACGAAGGTGTCGACGCCGCAATCCTCGGCGGCTCTTGCCGTGGTATCGGTGCCGAAGGCGTTGTTGACGATGCCGGCCACCGGGTTGTGCTCCACCATCGGCACGTGCTTGTAGGCGGCGGCGTGGTACACCGTTTCCACCTGGAAGGCGCGCATCACCTGAGTCAGGCGGGCGTAGTCGGTCACCGAGCCCAGGATGGGCGTGCGCGGAATCCTGGGCGCGATCTGCGCCAGCTCCTGGTCTATGCTGTACAGCGCGAACTCCGACAATTCGAACAGCACGATGCGCGCCGGACGGTTGCGGACGATCTGCCGCGCCAGCTCGGAACCGATGGAGCCGCCGGCCCCGGTGACCATCACCACCTTGTCGCGGATATTGCGCGCCAGCAGCTCGGTCTTGGGCGGCACCGGCTCGCGACCCAGCAGGTCCTCGATCTCGACTTCCTTCAACTCCTCCACCCGCGCCTCGCCGGACACCAGGTCGGCCATGCCGGGCAGGCGCTTGATCGGCACCCTGAGCTTTTCCAGCGACTCCAATATCTCGCGCTGGCGGCCTCGTCCCACAGACGGCATCGCCAGCAGGATGCACTTGGCCTGGGTATCCTTGATCAGCGCCGGCAGCTCCTCCGGCGCGTGCACCGCCACGCCGCGGTAAGTGCGGCGGCGCAGGTCCGGATTGTCGTCGACGAAGGCCATCGGCCGGTACTCGCGGCCGGCCTGCAGGGCCAGCATCAGTTGCACGCCGGCCTGGCCGGCGCCGTAGATGATCACCGGATCGCGCGGCGCTTCGGTGGCGTCGATGCGCCGCACCAGGCCGCGCAGCAGGAAGCGGCTGCCGCCGATGTAGGCCATCGCGAACACCCAGAAGATGATCACCGACGCGCGCGGCATCGCCCAGATGTGGGCCATCTGTATCACCGCCTGCAACACCAGCACCGACAGCGTCACGCCGCTGAACACAGTGAAGATGATCTTGTCGTCCAGGTATTTCAGCACCGCGCGGTACAGGCCCAGCTTGATGAAGATGGGAATCGCCCACAAGGGCGGCACGATGAAGATCCACAGGTGCGGGTTGAGCTTCGGGTCCCAATAGCCGCCCAGGCGCAGGAATACCGCGCTCCACAAGGCCAGCGGCAGCAGCAGCGCATCCATCAGCGCCAGCATCGCCATCTTGTTGTGGCGGGAGAAGGCTAGCAGTTTTTCAAACATGGTCATTCTTTCGTATCCGGCCGCCATTGATACAGCGCGTCCGGACAGCTTTCCTCGTTATCCTGGCCATCGCCCAGGCTCAGCAGTTCAAAACCCTGCGCCTCGTAGAAGCGGCGCGCCCCTTCGTTGGCCTGAAACACTAACAGCCGACAGGCCGGCATCGGCCAAGACAGCACCCGGCCAAGCAAGGCCCGGCCGACTCCCTCGCCCTGATGGCCGCGGGCGACGTACAACTGGTCCAGCCATAACGCGCCATCCTTCCGCGAAACGGCGGCGAAACCAAGAATCTCGCCATCCCGTTCCGCCAGCCAGACGCCGCCCGCCGGCAGCAATGCGCCGGCAAACCAGGCCCGCACCGCATCGTCGCCGTGCGCCAGCGGCGCGTACGGCATCTCGCTGCGGCAGGCCAGGTAAATGGCCGCCAGCGCGCCAGCGTCGGCGGCTTGGGCGGCGCGGATGGAGAAGGTCATCGGCTGACGATCTTCATCAAGGTGGCGACGATGATGCGGATGTCTTCCCACAGACTGTGCGTCTCGGCGTAACGGACGTAATAAGCCAGCTTCTCAGGCAGGACTTCTTCGATATAGGCGCGCTCCGGATCGGCGGCGCGGCCCAGTATCTCGTTTTCATCGATCATCCGGATCGACGCCCAGTCGGTGATGCCGGGGCGCACCGACAGCACGATGTCCCTCGCCTCGTCAGGATAGTGCGCCACGTACTTCGGCACCTCCGGCCGCGGACCGACCAGGCTCATGTCGCCGAACAGCACGTCGATCAGCTGCGGCAGCTCGTCCAGCTTGGTCTTGCGCAGCAGGCGGCCGGCGCCGGTGATGCGCGCATCGGCGCCGACGGTCAGTTGGCCGTGGCGCTCGGTGTCCACCTGCATGGTGCGGAACTTGTGGATGCGGAACAGCGTGCCGCCTCGCCCCACCCGCACCTGGCGGAAGAATACCGGCCCCGGCGAGTCCAGCTTCACCCACAGCGCCACCGCCAGCAGCGGCAGCGCCAGCACGGCGAGACCCAGGCCGGAAGCCACGATGTCGAACAGCCGCTTCAACAGCCGCGAGCCGTGGCGGCGCCGCCGGCAGCAGGGCGGCAGCAATTCGCCGCCCTTTTTTTCCAGCCGCTCGCTCATGCGCCCAGAATCTCGCGCACCGCGGCGATGACGCGGGTCTGGTCGTCGTCCGTCATCCGGGTGTAGAGCGGCAGCGTCACTTCGGCCTCGAAAGCGGCGTCGGCCACCGGGAATTGCTCGCGCGCCAGCTGGTAGCCGTCGCGCCATACCGGCTGGCGGTGCAGCGGGATGAAATGCACCGAGCAGCCGATGCCCTTTTCCGCCATCCTGGCGATGAAGTCGTCGCGGCTGATGCCGGCTTCCGGCTTGATCCGCACCGGGTACAGGTGCCAGGCGTGGTTGCTGCCCTCGTCCTTGGCGCGCGCCGGCAGGATCAGCGGCAGATCGGCCAGCTCGCGGTCGAAGCGCTGGGCCATGACTTCGCGCTTTTCATAGAAGCCACGGATCTTCTTCAACTGGTGGATGCCCATCGCCGCGGCGGTGTCCGGCATATTGTACTTGTAGCCAGGCGCGACCACTTCGTAGAACCAGGCCGGGGTCTTGGACACGTAGCGGTCGAAGGCGTCGCGGCTGATGCCATGCAGGCGCATCACCTTGCAGCGGGCGATGATGTCCTTGTTCCTGGACACCACCATGCCGCCCTCGCCGGTGGTCATGGTCTTGTTGGCGTAGAAGCTGAACACGGTGACGTCTGAATCCAGCGTGCCCACCAGCTTGCCCTTGTAGTAGGTGGGCATGGCGTGGGCGGCGTCCTCGACGATCTTCAGCCCATGCTCGCGGGCGATGGCGATGATCTCGTCCATGTCGCAGGCCAGGCCGGCGAAATGCACCGGGATGATGGCGCGGGTCTTATCAGTGATCGCGGCGCGGATCGCATCCGGGCGGATGTTGAAGGTGGCGCCGTCCACGTCCACGCACACCGGGTGCGCGCCCAGATAGCGCACCACCTCGGCGGTGGCGGTGAAGGTGTAGGACGGCACGATCACTTCGTCCCCCTCACGGATGCCGATCGCCTCCAGCGCCAAATGCAGGCCGGCGGTGGCGGAGTTGACCGCGATCGCCTCGACCTCGCCGCCGAGGAAGGCGGCGAAATCGGCCTCGAACTGCTTGGTCTTGGGACCGGTGGTCACCCAGCCCGACCTCAAAGCATCGACCACTTCGTTGATCTCTTCCTCGCCGATATCCGGCAAGGCGAACGGCAGGAACTTTGTTTCGCTCATTTCTCGGTCTCTCGTCTTTGCGCGGCCGCGCTCGGCCGCCTCCATGTCCATCGCCGCGCGCCTGGCGCGCGGCTCGCAAAATCTTCTGTAGGGCGGAAGCCCCACAGGGGCGTTCCGCCGCTAAAACCCTCACGATATCGACAGGGCGATCGCCTCGTGGCGGAACGCCCCCAAAAAACGGGGGCTTCCGCCCTACGCCCAAATCACAGCTTCACCGCCGCCAGAAAGCGCCGCGCCAGCACCGCGTAATCATGGTTGGCCAGTACGTAGGCCTTGCCGGCCGCGCCCATCGTCTCGCGCTCGGCCAAGGGCAGCACCGCCATGCGCTTGACCGCGTCGGCGATGACGGCCGGGTCTTCCACGCCTATGCTCAAGCCGGCGCCGGCATCCTTGACCATATCGTTGCCGGCCTCCACCGAGTGGATCACCGGCTTGCCCGCCATCATGTAATCGAACAGCTTGTTCGGGTTGATGCCGAAGCGGTAGATCGGCAGCTTGCGCCAGCCGATGTACAGCGCGTCGCACTCGGCCAGGAAGGCGGGCACGCTGCGCTTGGCGATGGACGGCAGGAACATCACGTTGTCCAGCTTCAGTTCCGCGGCGCGCGACACCAGCGCCTGCTTGTCCGGACCGTCGCCCACCAGCACGAAAGTCACCGGCGCGTCGCGCATCAAGGCCGCGGCTTCCAACAGATAATCCAGCGCGTTGGCCAGGCCATGGCCGCCGGCGTAGCCGACGATGAAGCGGCCATGGGACTTCAGCTCCGCCAACCGCATCCGGTGCTCGGCCGACAGCGGCAGCGTCTCGCCCTGCCATTCGCTGACGTCCACGCCATTGGGGATGACCGCGTATTTTTCCGCCGCCATGCCGTGCGCCATCATGTAGTCCCTGGCGCAGGGCAGCATCGACACCACGGTGTCGGCGCGCTTGTAGCCGAAATCCTCCGCCCATTGCAGCAAGCGGATGAACGGGTGCTTGGGCGACATGCCGCCCACTTCCACCGGCGTCAGCGGCCACAGGTCGTGCACCTCGTACACCAGCCGGGCGCCGGTCTTGCCGGCGATCCACGCCGCCGGCACGGTATCCAGCGGATAGGTGGACGAGGCGATCACCACGTCCGGCTGCCATTCCTTCAGGTAGCGGCGCGACAGGCCCATCACCTTGGCCAGGAAACTGAAGATGTTAAGCACCCGGCCGACGCCGTTGCCGCTGTATGGCCGCGTCTTGCACCAGGTGTAGCGGATGCCGTCGATGTCCTCGTCGCGGTACTTGCCGTCCACCTGGGGATGGGTCTGGCGCAGGTGCGACACATCGGCCGCCAGCATGTTCACTTCATGCCCGGCTTTTACCCATTCCCGCGCCAGGTAGTAGGGGCGGAATTCCATGCCGTGGCGCGGGCTGCCGGCGTAATGGTTGATATACAGTATTCTCATCTTGTAATTAGCCACGGAACAACACGGACAAAACTCAAGTGCGGCTTGAACTGCAGCTGTCCAGACTTCAACAGCGATGCTTCCATGTCTTTCCGTGTGGCTTCCGTGGCTAAATCATCCTTTAGTTTTTACAAGGACGCATACAGCGCCACCAGCTTGTCGGCCTCCGCCGCCCAGCTGTACTTGCTCAGCACAGCCCGCTTGCCGGACTCGCCCAGCTTGCGCATGCGTTCTTCGTCGCCCAGCAGTTCGTTGATGGCGGCCGCGATGGCGGCGGCATCCTGCGGGTCTACCAGCACGCCGCAGCCGGCGTCGGCTACGATCTCGCGCCACACCGGGAAGTCGCTGGCGATCACCGGCATGCCGGCGGCCATGTATTCGAACAGCTTGATCGGCAGCGCGTCGACGTAGTTGGGCGTGGGAAACAGCGTCACCAGGCCGATCTTGCTCCTGGC
This genomic window from Chromobacterium violaceum ATCC 12472 contains:
- a CDS encoding YdcF family protein, which encodes MLYLRLMLRGFLLAVLLVVLGFACVAWSIVDYGSGDEVPGADAALVLGAAAWGNKPSPVFRERINHAVKLYQSGKVRWIVFTGGTPEPGYPAEADVGREFAARQGVPMTAMLVENQSRTTWQNLSNARDLGNQFGIRSYLLVSDPLHMRRAVLMAGDLGLRAYPAPTQSSRFRTLASWSRFLARETWLYVGYRVFRQLS
- the aspA gene encoding aspartate ammonia-lyase translates to MSTRIEHDLLGNRDVPADAYWGVHTLRAIENFPITGQTIAGYGDLIRALACIKQAAAQANRDLGILDPKLAQAIVDACEEIRAGKLHDQFVVDVIQGGAGTSTNMNANEVIANRALELLGHAKGEYQHLHPNEHVNLCQSTNDVYPTALRLAAFWGVLKLVSRMETLRKAFEDKAEEFKDILKMGRTQLQDAVPMTLGQEFQTYAVMLGEDEQRLKEASALMLEINLGATAIGTGITAHPDYAKLVCLHLSELVGSQLITAPNLIEATQDCGAFVQLSGVIKRAAVKLSKTCNDLRLLSSGPRAGFGEINLPARQAGSSIMPGKVNPVIPEVVSQVAYEVIGNDVTITMAAEAGQLQLNAFEPVIAYSLFRSAGHLANACDTLTEHCVKGITANRERLRLSVESSIGLVTALNPVIGYEAATRVAAEAHANGSSVADVVLAHGLLTREQLDDILQPETLTRPRWVTL
- a CDS encoding YggL family protein, producing MAFPRNPNSAQRLKRLNARQRKKMRVGEFRELGFHLVAELHDGADADALLDGWLTRFDEAGISFGGHFDGKNRLEGVAFPISGVQIDEALRADLVAWLQARTEVKSLEASELIDLWHAA
- a CDS encoding DegT/DnrJ/EryC1/StrS family aminotransferase, whose amino-acid sequence is MSETKFLPFALPDIGEEEINEVVDALRSGWVTTGPKTKQFEADFAAFLGGEVEAIAVNSATAGLHLALEAIGIREGDEVIVPSYTFTATAEVVRYLGAHPVCVDVDGATFNIRPDAIRAAITDKTRAIIPVHFAGLACDMDEIIAIAREHGLKIVEDAAHAMPTYYKGKLVGTLDSDVTVFSFYANKTMTTGEGGMVVSRNKDIIARCKVMRLHGISRDAFDRYVSKTPAWFYEVVAPGYKYNMPDTAAAMGIHQLKKIRGFYEKREVMAQRFDRELADLPLILPARAKDEGSNHAWHLYPVRIKPEAGISRDDFIARMAEKGIGCSVHFIPLHRQPVWRDGYQLAREQFPVADAAFEAEVTLPLYTRMTDDDQTRVIAAVREILGA
- a CDS encoding LysR substrate-binding domain-containing protein, which encodes METRWLEDFLVLADTGSFTRSAELRHLTQPAFSRRIRALESWLGADLIDRTTYPTKLTAAGKLLREQAVSLLAQLNTTRTMLRGLQPLPQGTLEFAVPHTLSFSYFPKWLTEVEAGFGKLSCRLQASNVHDAVLAFVEGGSDLLMCYHHPKQPVELHDARYGGLRLGVERLRPYAAADGGAARYALPGSADAPQPFLGYASNAYFRLMSDLLLVGGPEPAHLSLRYETDMAEGLKQMALAGHGLAFLPESAVAAECEAGRLAAAGGDEWSVEMEVRLYCDHRRGRAALEDLWDYLAERYPAV
- a CDS encoding DUF2164 domain-containing protein; translation: MAAPHFLSDSQLQQLAPQLQQYLSEQLGLEIGNFDARFLLDFIAEKVGRDIYNKALQDAQTALSARMESLQAAIWELER
- a CDS encoding polysaccharide biosynthesis protein; translation: MFEKLLAFSRHNKMAMLALMDALLLPLALWSAVFLRLGGYWDPKLNPHLWIFIVPPLWAIPIFIKLGLYRAVLKYLDDKIIFTVFSGVTLSVLVLQAVIQMAHIWAMPRASVIIFWVFAMAYIGGSRFLLRGLVRRIDATEAPRDPVIIYGAGQAGVQLMLALQAGREYRPMAFVDDNPDLRRRTYRGVAVHAPEELPALIKDTQAKCILLAMPSVGRGRQREILESLEKLRVPIKRLPGMADLVSGEARVEELKEVEIEDLLGREPVPPKTELLARNIRDKVVMVTGAGGSIGSELARQIVRNRPARIVLFELSEFALYSIDQELAQIAPRIPRTPILGSVTDYARLTQVMRAFQVETVYHAAAYKHVPMVEHNPVAGIVNNAFGTDTTARAAEDCGVDTFVLISTDKAVRPTNVMGATKRLAELTLQTRHARGSRTRFVMVRFGNVLGSSGSVVPLFRRQIKAGGPITLTHADITRYFMTIPEAAQLVIQAGAMGDGGDVFVLDMGEPVKIIELARRMVHLSGLEVKDENQPGGDIEIRVTGLRPGEKLYEELLIGDNVLPTDHARIMRAQEYHLTEEEMASLLARLADACQRLDAPTAFALMQEAVHEFQAAEATQDWVALQG
- a CDS encoding sugar transferase, yielding MSERLEKKGGELLPPCCRRRRHGSRLLKRLFDIVASGLGLAVLALPLLAVALWVKLDSPGPVFFRQVRVGRGGTLFRIHKFRTMQVDTERHGQLTVGADARITGAGRLLRKTKLDELPQLIDVLFGDMSLVGPRPEVPKYVAHYPDEARDIVLSVRPGITDWASIRMIDENEILGRAADPERAYIEEVLPEKLAYYVRYAETHSLWEDIRIIVATLMKIVSR
- a CDS encoding GNAT family N-acetyltransferase; this encodes MTFSIRAAQAADAGALAAIYLACRSEMPYAPLAHGDDAVRAWFAGALLPAGGVWLAERDGEILGFAAVSRKDGALWLDQLYVARGHQGEGVGRALLGRVLSWPMPACRLLVFQANEGARRFYEAQGFELLSLGDGQDNEESCPDALYQWRPDTKE
- a CDS encoding glycosyltransferase family 4 protein; translated protein: MRILYINHYAGSPRHGMEFRPYYLAREWVKAGHEVNMLAADVSHLRQTHPQVDGKYRDEDIDGIRYTWCKTRPYSGNGVGRVLNIFSFLAKVMGLSRRYLKEWQPDVVIASSTYPLDTVPAAWIAGKTGARLVYEVHDLWPLTPVEVGGMSPKHPFIRLLQWAEDFGYKRADTVVSMLPCARDYMMAHGMAAEKYAVIPNGVDVSEWQGETLPLSAEHRMRLAELKSHGRFIVGYAGGHGLANALDYLLEAAALMRDAPVTFVLVGDGPDKQALVSRAAELKLDNVMFLPSIAKRSVPAFLAECDALYIGWRKLPIYRFGINPNKLFDYMMAGKPVIHSVEAGNDMVKDAGAGLSIGVEDPAVIADAVKRMAVLPLAERETMGAAGKAYVLANHDYAVLARRFLAAVKL